A region from the Chanodichthys erythropterus isolate Z2021 chromosome 5, ASM2448905v1, whole genome shotgun sequence genome encodes:
- the cox5b2 gene encoding cytochrome c oxidase subunit 5B2: protein MASKILLRACRVTLMGRQNILMKTPQRAMAGKGIPTDDEQAAGLERRILQALKKGQDPYSIFKPKEYTGSKDDPHIVPSINNKRLVGCLCEEDNTAIVWFWLHEGNPQRCPSCGSHYKLVHHELPH from the exons ATGGCAAGTAAAATCCTCCTGAGAGCCTGTCGAGTGACTCTGATGGGcagacaaaatattttaatgaaaacaccTCAACGTGCGATGGCCGGGAAAG gtaTCCCAACAGATGACGAGCAGGCTGCGGGTTTGGAGAGACGCATCCTGCAGGCGCTGAAAAAGGGCCAG GATCCGTACAGCATATTCAAGCCAAAGGAATACACTGGATCCAAAGACgaccctcatattgttccaagCATCAATAACAAACGGCTGGTCGGCTGCCTCt GTGAGGAGGACAACACCGCTATTGTTTGGTTCTGGCTTCATGAGGGAAACCCTCAGCGCTGCCCGTCCTGCGGCTCGCACTACAAACTGGTCCATCATGAGCTGCCGCATTGA